The Diospyros lotus cultivar Yz01 chromosome 15, ASM1463336v1, whole genome shotgun sequence genome has a window encoding:
- the LOC127791348 gene encoding inactive TPR repeat-containing thioredoxin TTL3-like codes for MSHSGTEMAADSLPDRFHGSCSLDDNKPDFRELDLASSLSPLPSRRRSDGGAAAANCGSSNTQYVKRPNGNASGEISGSDTARSATTIRNSKPGHRRSMSSGSPLIYSGWGSYHNSSSTTNSGGSTTNSGGASGGGGPSSVSSPNTVMYPTGNIFPSGKILKSNMGCRTSTRTDTLASGTGKYGHGNIIRGGGGGGSAKVELPSKYLSASDPEEVKKAGNDLYRRGNFVEALALYDRAISMSPENAAYRSNRAAALTMLRRVGEAVRECEEAVRLDPGYGRAHQRLASLYIRLGQVENARHHLCFQGQQSDKTELQKLLQLEKHLNRCADARKIGDWKSALRECEAAMVAGAESSPQLFACKAEAFLKLYQLESADSSLAGITKLEPYPASCSQTKFFGMSSEAYVLYVQSLVDMAFGRFENAIAAAEKAGKIDYGNMEVAMLLNNVKSVTRARSRGKDLFDSGRFAEACSAYGEGLQYDLSNSVLYCNRAVCWSKLGLWEQSVEDCNQALKIQPNYTKALLRRAASNSKLERWSEAARDYEVLRRELPGDSEVAESLLRAQVALKKSGQEEEEAPHAKCSGEVDEVSNLDRFKAAISSPGFSIVHFKAASNQQCQQISSFINSLSSQYPSIHFFKVDVEESPGIAKAEGVRTVPTFNIYKNGSKAREMVCPSRQALESMVRQYDSP; via the exons ATGTCGCATTCTGGCACTGAAATGGCCGCCGACTCTTTGCCCGATCGATTTCACGGCTCTTGCAGTCTCGACGATAACAAGCCCGATTTCAGAGAGCTCGATCTGGCTTCCTCCCTGTCGCCTCTGCCATCTCGCCGCCGCTCGGACGGCGGCGCTGCCGCGGCGAACTGCGGCAGTAGCAACACTCAGTATGTCAAGCGACCCAATGGTAATGCCTCCGGCGAGATTTCTGGGTCTGATACCGCTCGATCCGCCACCACAATTCGCAATTCGAAGCCGGGTCACCGGAGATCCATGTCCAGCGGGTCGCCGCTGATCTACTCCGGCTGGGGAAGCTACCACAACAGTAGCAGCACCACCAACAGCGGCGGCAGCACCACCAACAGCGGCGGCGCGTCTGGTGGCGGCGGCCCGAGTTCAGTATCTTCGCCGAACACCGTCATGTACCCGACCGGCAACATTTTCCCGTCCGGCAAGATTCTGAAATCCAATATGGGTTGCCGTACTTCTACCCGAACCGACACATTGGCCTCCGGCACCGGTAAGTACGGGCACGGCAACATAATacgcggcggcggcggcggcggctccGCTAAAGTGGAGCTTCCGTCAAAATACTTGTCGGCATCCGATCCTGAGGAGGTGAAGAAGGCGGGGAATGATTTGTATAGAAGAGGAAATTTTGTGGAGGCCTTGGCTTTGTACGATCGAGCTATATCGATGTCGCCGGAGAACGCCGCTTACCGGAGCAACCGCGCGGCGGCGCTAACGATGCTGAGGCGGGTGGGAGAGGCGGTGAGGGAGTGCGAGGAAGCTGTGAGGTTGGACCCTGGCTATGGCAGAGCTCACCAAAGGCTGGCCTCTCTCTATATCAG GTTAGGGCAGGTTGAAAATGCCCGTCATCATCTTTGTTTTCAAGGGCAACAGTCTGACAAAACTGAGTTGCAGAAATTGCTTCAACTGGAGAAGCATCTCAACCGATGTGCTGATGCCCGAAAGATTGGCGACTGGAAGAGTGCGCTGAGAGAATGCGAGGCAGCAATGGTGGCTGGAGCAGAGTCTTCGCCGCAGTTATTCGCTTGCAAAGCAGAAGCCTTCTTGAAGCTCTACCAACTCGAAAGTGCAGACTCAAGTCTAGCCGGCATTACCAAGTTAGAACCCTATCCTGCATCGTGCTCGCAAACAAAGTTCTTTGGCATGTCCTCTGAAGCTTATGTTCTCTATGTCCAATCCCTGGTCGATATGGCCTTTGGAAG GTTTGAGAATGCAATCGCAGCAGCAGAGAAGGCCGGGAAGATTGACTATGGTAACATGGAAGTTGCCATGTTACTGAACAATGTGAAATCGGTGACAAGAGCTCGTTCTCGTGGTAAAGATCTTTTCGATTCTGGAAGATTTGCCGAAGCCTGCTCGGCTTATGGAGAAGGCCTCCAATACGACTTGTCCAACTCTGTACTATATTGCAACAGAGCTGTTTGTTGGTCTAAGCTTGGGCTGTGGGAGCAATCTGTTGAGGACTGCAACCAAGCTCTCAAGATCCAACCAAACTACACCAAAGCCCTTCTCAGGAGGGCTGCTTCTAATTCAaag CTTGAAAGATGGTCAGAAGCTGCGAGAGATTATGAGGTCTTGAGGAGGGAACTACCGGGGGACAGTGAGGTTGCTGAATCGCTACTTCGTGCTCAAGTTGCATTGAAGAAATCTGgacaggaggaggaggaagctCCCCACGCCAAGTGTAGCGGTGAAGTGGACGAGGTTTCTAATCTCGATCGTTTTAAAGCTGCAATATCTTCGCCTG GCTTTTCAATTGTTCATTTTAAGGCAGCATCCAATCAACAATGCCAGCAAATATCTTCATTTATCAACTCACTTTCTTCTCAATATCCATCCATTCATTTCTTCAAG GTGGATGTGGAAGAGAGCCCGGGGATCGCAAAAGCCGAGGGCGTTCGGACCGTCCCCACGTTCAACATCTACAAGAACGGGAGCAAGGCGAGAGAGATGGTCTGCCCCAGCCGTCAAGCCTTGGAGTCCATGGTAAGGCAATACGACAGTCCGTAA